ATACGTTGGGTAGCCACGTCGGGCAGCGATAAGCGCTGAAAGCATCTAAGCGCCAAGCGCACCCCAAGATTAGATTTCCCACTTAATGGTAAGGCCCCTTGAAGATTACAAGGTGATAGGTCGGAGGTGGAAGCATGGTAACATGTGCAGCTGACCGATACTAATTGGCCGAGGGCTTATTAAGCTGTGTTTCATGCCTGCTTAAACAGGTGCACGGCTCCTACAGTTCGATATTCAACTATGAGGGTGTTTGACCCTTTGACAATTTGTATTCGCGTGATCATGGCGAGGAGGTCACACCCGTTCCCATCCCGAACACGGCAGTTAAGCTCCTCAGCGGCGGAAGTACTTGGAGGGCGACCTCCCGGAAGATAAGCACGTCGCGCGGATACATAAACTTTAGAAGAGACCCCAGCAATGGGGTCTTTTTTGTTGTGCTAATCATCTGATTCAGCATCAAAATGGCACGATTTGTGCCATCATCCGCTGCATGATCGCCAAGTTCGAAGGCAAGTATCCGTGGCTGCCCTATGTGCTCCCGATGGCTCTGTTCATGGGAATCACCGCCGTCGAAGGCAAGAGCGAGGCGAACTATCCGTTGATCTACATTGCCAAGGTGATCATCGTTGTGATCGCCTTGCTCATGTGCAGAACCGCGCTGCGCGACATCAGATTTGATAAGCAGTGGATCATGCCTTCCATTGCGCTCGGGCTTGTGATGCTCGGTGTGTGGGTGAACGTGGAGCAAGGGATCCAGTACTCGAAGATGGGCGCGCGATCAGCGTTCAATCCGTTTGAGAAGATCGATGACCCAACTTTACGCAACGTTTGGATGGCGTTCCGGTTCATGGGCTTGGCGCTCGTGGTGCCGGTCATGGAAGAGCTCTTCTGGCGTTCCTTTGGTCTTCGCATCGCCACTCAGACCGATTTTCTGAAGCTCAAGATCGGTGAGTTCAGCACGACCGGTTTTGGCATCGTAGTTGCCGTCTTTGCCTTCAGTCACCCCGAGTGGGTTCCGGCCGCGATTTTTGCTGCCGTGACGGGTCTGTGGGTCTACCACACCCGAAGCATCTTCGCTTGCATTGTCCTGCACGCCGTGACAAACCTGGGTCTTGGTTTGTACGTTGTGACTCAGCACCAGTGGAAATTCTGGTAACGCGCGTTCTTTGCGGTCGGGGGTCTTTGCATCCGTACGTATCTCCTGTATATTGAATGCATATCCTTGCGGCATGCGCAAAGGGAATTCAAGGTCATGCGAATCTCAAAAGCTGTCTTCGCGCCGCTATTGGTGCTCATTCTTGGGCTATGTGCCCACGCCCAAACAACGACTGAACAGGTAGGACGCCCATGGCGAGGCGAGCCGGGCATCGTCGAAACCGTCGCTGAAATCATGGAGCGGGAGAGCCACACGCCTCCTCCCACCGCTTTCACCATTCGTGATCACGATGAGATTGAGCGGGAGCCAAGCACGCCGCCGATTGATCCCAACCTTGAGTTCAACGCCACTCGTCCAGCTTTGCGAAGCGGTTTTGGCAAGATGTACATCACCGCTGGCACATCTTGGACCGGTTCCGACTTGGCCGCTTCGGGCTCAGTGCCACCCGACTCCATGGGAGGCGTCAGCCCGACGCAGGTCATGGTCTGTACGAACAGCCGAATCCGCATCTATAGCAAGTCGGGTGTGCTGGGTGGCCTTAACGCATCCACGAACACGTTTTTTAACTCGGTCCGCAACGGCGTAGGGACAAGCGATCCTCGGGTTTGGTTCGACCGCCTGTCGAATCGCTGGTTCGTCATCATGATCACTGTCTCGTTCCCGAACCGGGTGCTGTTGGCGGTGTCAAACTCGGCGACCGTCACAGCGACCTCGTCGTTCACGTTCTATCAGTTCCAGCAGGATCTGATCTCTCCTGTTGGCTTAGACTCGGGCCTGTTGATGGACTATCCGAGTTTGGGTGTGGACGCCAATGCCGTCTACACCGGCGGAAACATGTTTAACTCTGGCAGCTCGTTCTTCGGAGCCAGCTGCTTTGTCATCCGCAAGAGCTCTGTTCTCTCCGGTGGCCCCATCGTTGTCTCCGCGTTCCGACAGGTCTGCACAGCTTCGGGAGCGGGTCCGGTTGCGCCGCAAGGCGTTCACAATGACGATCCTGCGAGCACATTTGGATACTTCATCGGCTCGGACAACGTCAGTTTCTCGACCTTGGTGATTCGCCGAATCACCGATCCGGGCGGTACGCCGAGCATCAGTGCCAACATCCCGGTTGCGGTCGCGACCACCGGATTTCCGCAGAACTACGCGCCCCAACTGTCCACAACCATCGACACGCTTGATGACCGCCTCTTCAGCGCGCAGATGCGCCTGAATCGAAACACGGGCGTCCGGTCTCTATGGGTCGCGCACAACATCGAAGTGAACTCTGCGGGCTCGTTCAGTGCCACCGGCAACCGCAATGGTTCGCGGTGGTACCAACTTGGATCACTGAGCACGACTCCGACGGTGCTGCAAACTGGAACCGTCTTTGACAACGCCGCATCGAACTTCCGAAGCTACACGATCCCGTCGATCTCGATGAGCGGTCAAGGCCACGCCATGATCGGCTTCACGGCGGGCGGAGCGGCGCTCCCCGCGTCGGTGGGCGGCTCATTCCGATTGGCCAGTGATCCGAACGGAACGATGGAGTCGGCGACGGTACTCGTCACCTCGAGCTTCGGCTACAACGTGGAAACGGCCCCGCAACGTTGGGGCGATTACAGCATGACGGTCGTCGATCCAGCGGATGATATGACCTTCTGGACCTTCCAGGAGTTCGTGGCGTCCACAAACAACTGGGGCGTCCGCGCGCAACAGATCCGTGCGCCCGGACCGGCAACCATCACTAGCTTGGTCCCGAACACGCTTGCTCAGGGGGCGACCGCGAACGTGGTCGTGACGGGCACCTCCAGTGCGGGCACCGGTTACTTTGACCCCGGCCCCGAGTACCCCAACCGGCTTGCAGCCGCGATCAGTGGTTCTGGCGTCACGGTCAATTCGGTGACCTACACTTCGCCCACTTCGATCACTCTGAACGTCACCGTCTCTGGCGCGGCCACAGCGAGCGCTCGCGACCTGACCATCACCAACCCCGACGGACAATTTGTAACCGGAGCCGGTGTCTTCACGGTCACCAGCTCGGCCAATCCAGTGCCGGTGATAAGCTCGATCTCGCCTTCGTCGGCGATAGCCGGTTCGGCGGGCTTCTCCTTGACGGTTAGCGGCTCGAACTTCATTTCGGGTTCCATAGTTCGTTGGAATGGTGCTGACAGGGCCACGACCTTCGTCAACTCGGGCTCGGTGACGGCAGCTATTTCCGCGGCGGATATCGCCAGCGCCGGCAGCGCGTCAGTGACCGTCTTTAACCCGGCACCCGGCGGCGGAACGTCCAATAGCGCGACATTCAATATCAACAATCCTGTTCCGACGATTTCTAGCATCACGCCGAACCCGGTTACGGCTGGCGGTTCGGCATTCACGCTGGATGTGAGCGGAACGAACTTCGTCAGTGGCTCAGTCGTGCTGTTCAACGGCTCGGCGCGGAGCACTACGTTTGTGAGCTCCAGCTTGGTGAAAGCAGCGATTTCGGCTGCGGATATCGCCACGGCTGGCACTGCGCTCATCTCCGTGCAGACCGCGGCTCCAGGCGGCGGTACCACGGGCACGCTGACGCTGAACATCAACAATCCCGCGCCCACGTTGTCCTCGCTCTCGCCATCGAGCTCGACGGCAGGAGAGGCAGCGTTCACTTTGACCGTCAACGGAGGCAACTTCGTCTCCGGATCGACGGTTTTGTGGAACGGTTCCCCCCGAACGACGACCTTCGTGAACTCGGGGCAGCTGACCGCCTCGATTTCCGCGGCGGACATCGGAACTGCAGGCACGGCCTCGATCACGGTGAATACGCCGGGACCGGGTGGCGGAACCAGCGGTGCACTCACGTTCACCATCAATAATCCGTCGCCGACGCTTAGCTCGATCAGCCCGGACAACGTCCTGGTGGGCTCGGGTGCGTTCACTCTCACGGTAACGGGTACCCAGTTCGTGAACGGTAGCGTGGTCCGCATCAACGGTGTGAACCGCGTCACGACCTTCGTCAACAGCACGACGCTCACCGCGCAGATCACTGCAGGGGACGTAATTGCTGCGGGCACGGCCAGCATCGATGTGTTCACCCCAACTCCGGGCGGCGGCACTTCGAGTACGCAGACGCTGACGATCAACAACCCAGCCCCGACGAGCATCTCGCTTTCGCCCAGCTCGGCGCTGGTCGATAGCGGCGCGTTCACCCTCACAGTATCGGGCGGTCCGTTCGTCAGCAGCTCGGTGGTGAATTGGAATGGCTCGCCGCGCGCGACGACCTATGTCGATGCCAACACCCTTCAGGCGTCGATTCCGGCAACGGACGTCAATGCTACGGGCACGGGATCGGTCACGGTGGTGACTCCTGGTCCGGGGGGCGGAACTTCGCCTGCGGCCACGTTCACCATCAATAACCCTGCGCCGGTCGTCACTTCGGTGAACCCAGCGGTCATCGCCACACTCTCGCCCGATACGGTCGTGGAGATCCTCGGTACGGGATTTGTGGCTTCCTCGCAAGCCAGAGTCGACGGCGCACCGCGGACGACCACGTTCGTCAGCAGTACCAAGCTCGAGATCACGCTCACGGCGGCGGAGCTGTCCAGCGTTGCCACGTACCTGGTTGACGTCACCACGGCGGGACCGGGCGGCGGAACATCAAGCGCGCTTACCGTCGAGGTCAAGAAGAGGACTCTCAACGGCAACGTGGACCTGCAGGCATTCGCCAACATGAGCGGGCAGCAAGTTGAAATCGAGATTCGCCCTGTAGGGTCGCTCTCGATCGTGACGAGCTTCTTCGCCACGCTGGATGCGCTGGGTAACTACTCGGCCAGCATCGATCTCGCCCCCGGCAACTACGATGTTGCGACCAAGGGATCGCACTGGCTGCGCAAGGTCTCGGGCAACGTGGCGTTCAATGCGCTCACGGTGACGGCTCCGAACGTCTCGCTCATCAACGGTGATTGCAACGGAGACAACGTGATCGACCTGTTCGATTACCTGATCCTGAGTTCCGCCTATGAGACGGCGCTCGGCGATCCGGGCTTCCTGCCTGCTGCTGACCTGAACGGTGACGATGCGGTCGACTTCTTCGACTATCTGATCCTGAGTCAGGAGTACGAGGCCCAAGGCGACGACTAAGCGCATCGCGCCCTAACGAAACGAGCGGTCGGACCCACGCTGTGGGCCGACCGCTTTACTTCTTCAGACCGGGATCAGAGCGGGCCGTCGGCGTGATGGACTCGATCGGCCAAGACCGACAGGTCCACGCGCGAAGTGGCCGGAATCTGCACCGACTCGCCTGTCAACAGTTGGTACGCCCGAGCGGCCTCGCCGTGCGCCCAATTGCGGAAGAGCGCCACGGCATCGTCGAACCGTCCACGATCGCGGCTGGCCCGCAGGCGCGCGCTCTGCTCGGCGTAACGCAGGATCGCCAGGTCGGCAAGTGCACCGAGTTCACTCTGGTGGTGCTCGGTGCTCTTCAGGGCGTGAGTGTAGCCCCTGGACACGAGTTCCGAAAGGAAGTCGCCGCCCGAACTGGGCAATTGGACCGTGCCATCTCTGAGCTTGCGCAGCATTCGTTCTGCGATGAAGTAGCGGTTGATTTCGTTCGTGCCTTCGTAGATGCGGCTGACTCGGGTGTCGCGATAGATTCGCGCGATCCCAAACTCCTCGGTGAACCCGTACCCGCCGAAAACCTGCAACGATTCGTCCACGATGAACGACTCCGCTTCGGTGCTGAAGGCCTTGCACATGCTGCACTCGATGCTGAATTCCTCAGCGGCGCGCATGTTCTGTTGGACGGGGGCCAGATCGCCCTGCGCATGGTAGTGCGCGAAGGCGTCGTCGATAAGTGCGCCCGTCCGGTAGATCATTGACTCGGCGGCGTAGAACCGAGCCGCCATGAGCGCGAACTTCTGCTCGATGAGCCCGAAGTTCGCGATGGGCTGACCGAACTGTTTGCGATCGCGGGAGTACTCCGAAGAGAGGCGCATCGCCTCGCGCGCAGGTCCGATGCTCATGCTCGCGAGCTTGAATCGGCCCAGGTTCAATGCGTTGAAGGCCACGATGTGGCCCCGGCCCTCTTCGTAGATCATGTTGTCGGACGGGATGGACGCATCCTCCAGCAGGACCCGAGCGGTCGAGCTCCCCTTGAGGCCCAGCTTATGCTCCTCGCGTGAGACCGAGACTCCGGGCGTGTCGCGCTCCACCACGAACGCGGTGATCTTTTCGCCGCCTACCTTGGCCATAACCAAGAATTGATCGGCCCACTTCGCGTTGCTGATCCACATCTTCGTGCCGTTCAGGACCCAGCGATCGCCCCGCAGGTCTGCGCGTGTGGTCATCGAGAGGGCGTCGCTACCGCTGTTGGGTTCGCTGAGGCAGTAGGCACCGATCTGGGTGCCCGCCGCAAGCGCAGGCAGGTACCGGCTGCGTTGGGAGTCGTTGCCGAAGAGCTGGAGACCCACCTGGCTGATCCCGCTCGTGATGCCGATGGTCACGCTGAAACTGGCATTGAGCGAGAGGAATTCGAGGATCCGAGCGGCGAGGTTCTTGCCGAGGCCCAGGCCGCCAAACTGGTCATTCGTATCGATGCCGCAAAACCCGAGCGATCCCGCTTCGTTGATCAGGCGTGGCATCAGCCCTTCTTCCTGCGCATCAAGCTGCTCCTGCACCGGCAAGACCGACTTGCGGGAGAACTGCTCGGCAGTGCTGATCATGAGCTGCTCGTCGCCTCCGAAATCTTCGGGGGCGAACGTCTGCGGGGGATCGGCGCTGATGAAAGAGCCACCAAAAACGGTGGCCGTGAGGGCATCGGACGACGTTGTCACGAGCACTATTATAGCGGCTGGGCCGGGTTCGAATCTATTCGCCGTTGACGGTGAGGCGCGAGCTGGTCCCGGTCATGCCCGGTCGAAACTCTACGTGGTGGGCCGCAAGCGAACCATTGCCGAACGCCCACTCCTCGATGCGAATAGAGCTTACGGCGTTCGGGCCGATCATGTACGGTTCCGTGGGGAATGGATGGAGCGCGGCCTGAAGCGTCTCCGGCTCGAGCTCAGTGAAGACGATCACGCGCTGTGGAGTGACCTCGGCGATCCACGACAGGACCTGCTCCCGTGGCCCTGCCTCGTCTTCGAAGAGGTTCGGCTGACCGATCAGTTCGCCCGGCAAGGCAACGGCCAGGATCTCAAGTTCGGGGATGTGGATCGCGAGGGGCGAAAATCGGATGTATCGAGTGGAAGCCACGTTCATTCGGATGATCCTCTAGTATGCCCGTTGGACGACCCGGGGGTGTATCATGTTCTTGACCGGGCCTGTAGCTCAGTGGTAAGAGCACGCGGCTCATAACCGCATGGTCGTGGGTTCGAACCCCACCAGGCCCACCAGTTTTCCGAGTGCGGTCTCATGGGGCCGCCTAGCGGCGGCCCCATGAGACTCTAGCGTCGGCGACGCGCCATCAGAGCGAACCCGACACCCAGGCCAAGGAGCGTGAGCGGCTCCGGTACCGCCTCGATTGATGCGTGCAGCGGCGTGGAGTCGTAATAGAAGCTCCCTGCCGAACCCACTCCGAAGTCGATGGAGTCACCGGCGTTCAGGCTACGAGTGAAGTCGAAGCCAACACTATCGAATGTTGCTCGGTGTTCAAGGATCAGCGAAGTCGGTGTGCCGACAAATGCGTCGATCGCACCGCCGTCGCCTACGCCGAACATGCCGAAGATCCGGAATACCCCGGAGGTAGGCGCGGTCCACCGCACCGTAACGACCTCACCATTGGGCCCGGGGTGCATGTTCCCTTCGCCTGGGGCGATGCCGTTGATGCTGGTCGAGCCAATATTCTTGGTGGCAGCGGGGGCACCGAGCAACTGATGGGCGTTGTCGATCCAGTACAGCCAGGTGCTGTTGCTACCGTGATCGGGGAAGGCAAGGAAGTTGCCGGTAGGGCTGTCGGAACCCTTCACGCCGTAGGTCCAGACGCTGTTGGGGTTGCCGTTCCCCACCGAGAAGTCCTCGGCGTAGTTCCATAGCGCGAACGCCGAGGACAGAGTCATCGCAGCGAGCGAGACGGCTGCGAGACGAAGTGTGAGAATCATAGAAGTCCTCCTTCGCAAGACACCCGCCCCACTTGAGCGGGCGTTAACTAGAGTATATCAGAGCGGAATGAGCCGGGCAGCGAGCGCAGCCGGGCTTCTTGGTTGCCGTCCAGGATTGCATTGCGCGAGGCGGTCGAGCGGCGGCGGAGAAGCGCATGGTTGGGGTTTCGGACCCCACGAAACCTTAGACTCGCCTAGGCTTGATTCTCGAACGGATCCGCAAAGATGTCCTCCAGGTTTGCGCCTGCGAGGAAGCATCGCTTCTGTCCCGACCGTACCATCGCCGGATGGCCGCACAAGTACACTTGGAACGCTTCGAGGTCGGGCAAATCGTGCAGCGCCGCGTCGAGCGGACTTCCGGAACGATCTCCCTCCGCTGTGGGATGATCGGCGCACGGCGTGTAACTCAAGCTTGACGCCTTCCGACTAAGCTCCGACAGTTGCTCCCGAAAGTAGAGCCCATCGGACGACTCTGCGCCGTGATACAGGTGTATGGGACCCTGGTGGCCCTGCGCCAGGGCCGAGCCAAGGACCCCGTAGACCGGTGCTAACCCTGTACCCGTGGCGATCAGCAGCAGAGGTCTCGGGTTCGCTGAGGCTCGGTACATGCATTTGCCGAACGGGCCCCGCAGGCGAAGCGTTTGGCCAGGCTTGACGTCGCCTAGGAAAGTGCTCACGAGTCCGCCAGGCACGAGCCGTATGTGGAGAGCGACCTCGCTCCCGTTGACTTCCGCAAGCGAATAGCACCGCGAAAGATCATCCGACTTGAGGAGGCGAATGAATTGACCGGGGCGGCCGCACACCTCGGTTACAAGCCGCAACTCAAAGACGCTGTC
The DNA window shown above is from Chthonomonas sp. and carries:
- a CDS encoding CAAX prenyl protease-related protein; translation: MIAKFEGKYPWLPYVLPMALFMGITAVEGKSEANYPLIYIAKVIIVVIALLMCRTALRDIRFDKQWIMPSIALGLVMLGVWVNVEQGIQYSKMGARSAFNPFEKIDDPTLRNVWMAFRFMGLALVVPVMEELFWRSFGLRIATQTDFLKLKIGEFSTTGFGIVVAVFAFSHPEWVPAAIFAAVTGLWVYHTRSIFACIVLHAVTNLGLGLYVVTQHQWKFW
- a CDS encoding acyl-CoA dehydrogenase family protein, producing the protein MTTSSDALTATVFGGSFISADPPQTFAPEDFGGDEQLMISTAEQFSRKSVLPVQEQLDAQEEGLMPRLINEAGSLGFCGIDTNDQFGGLGLGKNLAARILEFLSLNASFSVTIGITSGISQVGLQLFGNDSQRSRYLPALAAGTQIGAYCLSEPNSGSDALSMTTRADLRGDRWVLNGTKMWISNAKWADQFLVMAKVGGEKITAFVVERDTPGVSVSREEHKLGLKGSSTARVLLEDASIPSDNMIYEEGRGHIVAFNALNLGRFKLASMSIGPAREAMRLSSEYSRDRKQFGQPIANFGLIEQKFALMAARFYAAESMIYRTGALIDDAFAHYHAQGDLAPVQQNMRAAEEFSIECSMCKAFSTEAESFIVDESLQVFGGYGFTEEFGIARIYRDTRVSRIYEGTNEINRYFIAERMLRKLRDGTVQLPSSGGDFLSELVSRGYTHALKSTEHHQSELGALADLAILRYAEQSARLRASRDRGRFDDAVALFRNWAHGEAARAYQLLTGESVQIPATSRVDLSVLADRVHHADGPL
- a CDS encoding PEP-CTERM sorting domain-containing protein — protein: MILTLRLAAVSLAAMTLSSAFALWNYAEDFSVGNGNPNSVWTYGVKGSDSPTGNFLAFPDHGSNSTWLYWIDNAHQLLGAPAATKNIGSTSINGIAPGEGNMHPGPNGEVVTVRWTAPTSGVFRIFGMFGVGDGGAIDAFVGTPTSLILEHRATFDSVGFDFTRSLNAGDSIDFGVGSAGSFYYDSTPLHASIEAVPEPLTLLGLGVGFALMARRRR
- a CDS encoding 2Fe-2S iron-sulfur cluster binding domain-containing protein — its product is MEFEFEGRSIAAEAGDSTLDALLKSGENIEHGCKAGACQACLLRSVAGTAPSSSTESLDDAIVGLGGFLACRATAGSVERIIRFDDSEVPQFPARVVSRQNLSDSVFELRLVTEVCGRPGQFIRLLKSDDLSRCYSLAEVNGSEVALHIRLVPGGLVSTFLGDVKPGQTLRLRGPFGKCMYRASANPRPLLLIATGTGLAPVYGVLGSALAQGHQGPIHLYHGAESSDGLYFREQLSELSRKASSLSYTPCADHPTAEGDRSGSPLDAALHDLPDLEAFQVYLCGHPAMVRSGQKRCFLAGANLEDIFADPFENQA